Proteins from one Desulfovibrio sp. genomic window:
- a CDS encoding ABC transporter ATP-binding protein: protein MMLTVTNLKVKYGNIEALHGVSFTVQKGEIVTLIGANGAGKTTTLLSIARLGPPEGPKVIEGDITLNGESLLPVPPHQVVADLHMALVPEGRHIFGNLSVMDNLTLATYARKDKDRLDKDRDFVFELFPRLSERRKQRAESLSGGEQQMLAVGRALMSAADFIMLDEPSMGLAPLLMYDMFRTLKKLNQQGMTILLVEQNARLALDFAHRGYVLDTGRIVAEGSCDELRDNPEVKKAYLGG from the coding sequence CTGATGCTCACCGTCACCAATCTCAAGGTCAAATACGGCAATATCGAGGCGCTGCACGGGGTGAGCTTCACCGTGCAGAAGGGCGAAATCGTCACCCTCATCGGAGCCAACGGCGCTGGCAAGACCACCACCCTTCTCTCCATCGCCCGCCTGGGACCGCCAGAGGGACCGAAGGTGATCGAAGGCGACATCACCCTAAATGGCGAAAGCCTGCTCCCGGTTCCGCCGCACCAGGTGGTGGCCGACCTGCACATGGCTCTGGTTCCCGAAGGCCGCCACATCTTCGGCAACCTCTCGGTGATGGACAACCTCACCCTGGCCACCTACGCCCGCAAGGACAAGGACCGCCTGGATAAGGACCGGGACTTCGTGTTCGAGCTGTTTCCAAGGCTCAGCGAACGCCGCAAGCAACGGGCCGAATCCCTTTCCGGCGGCGAACAGCAGATGCTGGCCGTTGGCCGGGCGCTCATGTCCGCTGCGGATTTCATTATGCTGGACGAGCCCAGCATGGGCCTGGCCCCGCTCTTGATGTACGACATGTTCCGCACCCTGAAGAAACTCAACCAGCAGGGCATGACCATCCTGCTCGTGGAACAGAACGCCCGCCTGGCCCTGGACTTCGCCCACAGAGGTTACGTTCTGGATACCGGGCGCATTGTGGCCGAAGGGTCCTGCGACGAACTGCGGGACAACCCCGAGGTGAAGAAGGCGTATCTCGGCGGTTAG
- a CDS encoding AAA family ATPase: MTPFAPLGRITDEQCVSLIGIAGAGKSTLGKALAERLGWAHLDTDRLIEATWGQPLQMIMDQQGLKSFLSMEEAVVSILGVKRTVISTGGSVVYSRKAVERLKSLGPVIHLRIELDTFLDRVKDASGRAFVRPDGRSLADVYAEREPLYLEACDFHVCTDATGLDECVNECADKLAEILTKG; this comes from the coding sequence ATGACTCCATTCGCCCCGCTAGGCCGCATAACCGACGAGCAGTGCGTCAGCCTGATCGGCATCGCCGGGGCAGGAAAGTCCACCCTGGGCAAGGCCCTGGCCGAGCGGCTGGGTTGGGCCCACCTGGATACCGACCGCCTGATCGAGGCCACCTGGGGCCAACCCCTACAGATGATCATGGACCAGCAGGGCCTCAAGAGCTTTCTCTCCATGGAAGAGGCCGTGGTGTCCATTCTCGGGGTCAAACGCACGGTCATCTCCACGGGCGGCAGCGTGGTGTACAGCCGCAAGGCTGTTGAGCGCCTGAAATCACTCGGCCCGGTGATCCACCTTCGCATCGAACTCGACACCTTCCTGGACCGCGTCAAGGACGCCTCGGGCCGGGCCTTCGTGCGCCCGGACGGGCGGAGCCTGGCCGACGTGTACGCCGAACGGGAGCCCTTGTACCTTGAGGCGTGCGATTTTCACGTGTGCACGGATGCGACCGGGCTTGACGAGTGCGTGAACGAATGCGCCGACAAGCTCGCGGAGATTTTGACGAAAGGATGA
- a CDS encoding beta-lactamase family protein gives MNLLALVLMLLLAPVASFAASPDAATLLKKQLPPLIKKQMALNMVKGLSIAVVSDQRVVWSQGFGFADEAAKIPATPDTVYRVGSISKVVTSMRVLQLADAGLVDIDADVRRYVPEFSIHNRFALSPVITPRMLMSHHSGLPTDVVAGMWSENPASLAEYVPAMARESMASPPATQWRYSNMAFSLLGRMIEKVDGVAFNDSMRRGLLQPLGMTDSSYVMTNDLLPRYAKGYRGGSEAPRPTLRDQPTGSLFSTVTDLGRLMSSVFADGRGIISRDALTEMRRAQYPGLPLDFGHVMGLGWMLSGMTMADGRSLAWHGGAAIPFQAFLAIDPEAKLGVVILTNSEEASRFISTVAAKALEISLEAQTGRRPPLPARSKKPVPVALPRDELVRYIGDYATFGAQLGSVWLDGGELKIWLWDRKVDLVPIARSRFLPKQEVFFGLATRAMPDLSFEFVAAEGREALVLHGHAMPYPFERIVHRPVPEAWEGRIGKYATDQPGEGICYKGLELTKKDGLLVAKIAVSSGVAGTPTAQAEFPLVPVSDHEAVIGGIGTGTGAVVRAEGGGLYHSGYDFRRIQ, from the coding sequence ATGAACCTTCTCGCTCTCGTCCTGATGCTCCTTCTTGCCCCTGTGGCCTCCTTCGCAGCCTCCCCGGATGCGGCCACGCTCCTCAAGAAACAGCTCCCTCCCCTCATCAAGAAGCAAATGGCCCTTAATATGGTCAAGGGCCTGTCCATTGCCGTGGTCTCGGATCAGCGCGTGGTCTGGTCCCAGGGATTCGGCTTTGCCGACGAAGCTGCCAAGATCCCGGCCACGCCGGATACTGTCTACCGGGTGGGCTCCATCTCCAAGGTCGTCACGTCCATGCGCGTCTTGCAACTGGCCGATGCCGGTCTGGTGGACATCGACGCGGACGTGCGCCGCTATGTGCCGGAATTCTCCATCCACAATAGATTCGCGCTTTCCCCGGTCATCACCCCGCGCATGCTCATGAGCCACCATTCCGGCCTGCCCACTGACGTGGTGGCCGGCATGTGGTCCGAAAACCCAGCGAGCTTGGCCGAATACGTGCCGGCCATGGCCCGCGAATCCATGGCCAGCCCCCCGGCCACCCAGTGGCGGTATTCCAACATGGCGTTCAGCCTGCTCGGGCGCATGATCGAAAAAGTGGATGGCGTGGCCTTCAACGATTCCATGCGACGCGGACTCTTGCAGCCCCTTGGCATGACCGATTCCAGTTACGTGATGACCAATGATCTGCTCCCACGCTATGCCAAGGGGTATCGCGGCGGCAGTGAGGCCCCGCGTCCCACCCTGCGGGACCAGCCGACCGGCTCCCTCTTTTCCACCGTAACCGACCTGGGACGTCTGATGAGCTCGGTGTTCGCAGACGGACGCGGAATCATCTCCCGCGACGCGCTTACCGAAATGCGCCGGGCGCAATACCCTGGCCTGCCCCTGGATTTCGGCCATGTTATGGGTCTTGGCTGGATGCTCTCCGGCATGACCATGGCCGACGGCCGCTCCCTTGCCTGGCACGGCGGGGCGGCAATCCCCTTCCAGGCCTTCCTGGCCATTGACCCGGAAGCCAAGCTGGGGGTGGTCATCCTGACCAATTCCGAAGAAGCGTCCCGCTTTATTTCCACGGTTGCGGCCAAGGCCTTGGAAATCTCTCTGGAGGCCCAAACCGGGCGCAGGCCGCCGCTCCCGGCCAGGAGCAAAAAGCCGGTTCCAGTGGCTCTCCCCCGGGATGAACTTGTCCGTTATATCGGCGACTATGCCACCTTCGGAGCCCAGCTCGGGTCCGTGTGGCTGGACGGCGGGGAACTCAAGATATGGCTGTGGGACCGCAAGGTGGATCTTGTTCCAATAGCACGCTCTCGGTTTTTGCCCAAGCAGGAAGTCTTTTTCGGGCTGGCCACACGGGCCATGCCGGATTTGTCCTTTGAATTCGTAGCGGCCGAAGGTCGGGAAGCGCTCGTGCTGCACGGACACGCCATGCCTTACCCTTTCGAAAGAATCGTCCATCGGCCGGTCCCCGAAGCATGGGAAGGCCGGATCGGGAAATACGCCACGGACCAGCCCGGCGAGGGCATCTGCTACAAAGGTCTGGAACTTACAAAGAAGGATGGTCTCCTGGTGGCCAAGATCGCCGTTTCCTCAGGCGTGGCAGGTACGCCGACCGCCCAGGCCGAGTTTCCCCTGGTACCGGTTTCGGACCACGAGGCCGTCATCGGCGGTATAGGCACTGGAACGGGAGCTGTCGTACGGGCGGAAGGCGGCGGATTGTACCACTCCGGCTACGATTTCCGGCGGATTCAATAG
- a CDS encoding PAS domain-containing protein, whose amino-acid sequence MFPIGKPSHKQNWEIINNLPEDEGTFSGINLSNEKVLFAYSRLRLTPSSPPYMTITASIPEVSVFREAKTLLLRNVVLLALTAAMALIITWLIGNAAILRGLSGLMSATSRLGAGDLTARADTRQGSSEFRTLAVTFNEMALALETRQDELRESADTINAMRIMLNNILESMPSAIIGLDKDDLVTHWNSGAEKLSGKPREAALGKHLEAVFPWLSGQVRTQKRARNAPPLALEKLRFPGGSDIQYVDVLAYPLTSNGVEGAVVRIDDVTRRVQLEEMMVQSEKMSTVGSLAAGMAHDINNPLAGILQSVQNIQRRVSPDLSPNIKAAEAAGCDINTIRTYLDSREILSFLSAIKESGERASTIVKNMLGFIRRSSSDHIPYSLAELVDRTVTIAATDYDLKKQYDFRGIEIVREYQPDMPKVLCSPSEVEQVVYNLLTNAAQAMSAPPGTGRPPKLILRVHQNELCSVIEVEDNGPGMSDDVRKRVFEPMFSTKAPGEGTGLGLAVAYFIVVNSYKGEILVESEPGRGTRFIVRFPTKPQSPSEEPTT is encoded by the coding sequence ATGTTCCCTATTGGAAAACCCTCTCACAAACAAAACTGGGAGATCATAAACAATCTCCCTGAGGATGAAGGGACGTTCTCCGGCATCAACCTCAGCAATGAAAAGGTTCTGTTCGCCTATTCCCGCCTGAGACTCACACCATCCTCCCCGCCATACATGACCATTACGGCCTCAATCCCTGAAGTGAGCGTATTCAGAGAAGCCAAAACTCTCCTTCTGCGGAACGTGGTTTTGCTCGCGCTGACAGCTGCCATGGCGCTCATCATCACCTGGCTTATCGGAAACGCGGCGATTCTGCGCGGCTTGAGCGGGCTCATGTCTGCCACCTCCCGGCTTGGAGCCGGAGATCTGACAGCTCGGGCAGACACCAGGCAAGGGAGCAGTGAATTTCGAACCCTGGCCGTCACTTTCAACGAAATGGCATTGGCACTGGAAACAAGGCAGGACGAGCTAAGAGAATCGGCGGACACCATCAACGCCATGCGCATCATGCTCAACAACATCCTGGAATCCATGCCTTCCGCCATCATAGGGTTGGACAAGGACGATCTGGTCACCCACTGGAACAGCGGAGCGGAAAAGCTCAGTGGCAAACCAAGAGAGGCTGCGCTGGGCAAGCACCTGGAGGCGGTCTTTCCGTGGCTGTCAGGCCAGGTGCGCACCCAGAAGCGAGCCCGCAACGCGCCTCCCTTGGCGCTGGAAAAGCTCCGTTTCCCCGGGGGGAGCGACATCCAGTACGTGGACGTACTGGCTTATCCTCTGACGTCCAACGGGGTGGAAGGCGCGGTGGTCCGCATCGACGATGTCACCCGCCGGGTTCAGTTGGAAGAGATGATGGTGCAGAGCGAAAAAATGTCCACTGTGGGCAGCCTGGCCGCCGGCATGGCCCACGACATAAACAACCCCCTGGCCGGGATTCTCCAGTCGGTCCAGAACATCCAACGCCGGGTATCGCCAGACCTTTCACCCAACATCAAGGCGGCAGAAGCCGCAGGCTGTGACATCAACACCATCAGGACGTATCTTGATTCGAGGGAAATCCTGTCATTCCTCTCGGCTATCAAGGAATCAGGCGAGCGGGCCAGCACTATCGTCAAGAACATGCTGGGCTTTATTAGGAGAAGCTCCTCCGACCATATCCCATACTCTCTGGCGGAACTTGTGGACCGCACCGTGACCATTGCGGCTACTGATTACGACCTGAAAAAGCAATACGATTTCCGGGGCATCGAGATCGTCCGGGAGTATCAGCCGGACATGCCCAAAGTTCTGTGCTCCCCTTCGGAAGTGGAACAAGTTGTCTACAACTTGCTGACCAACGCTGCCCAAGCAATGAGTGCTCCCCCGGGGACCGGCAGACCGCCAAAGCTAATCCTCCGAGTTCATCAGAACGAACTCTGCAGCGTGATCGAAGTGGAGGACAACGGACCGGGTATGAGTGATGACGTGCGCAAGCGGGTGTTCGAACCCATGTTCAGCACCAAGGCTCCCGGTGAAGGAACTGGGCTTGGCCTCGCCGTGGCCTATTTCATCGTGGTCAACTCGTATAAAGGTGAGATACTCGTGGAGTCGGAGCCGGGACGAGGCACGCGGTTCATCGTGCGCTTCCCCACAAAGCCTCAGTCCCCATCGGAAGAACCGACCACCTGA
- a CDS encoding LysR family transcriptional regulator, giving the protein MLDLHLLKTFLAVVAGNSFRKAAESLHYAPSTVTAQIQALEAELGTPVFDRVGRTILITEFGQRLLHHARRLVDLEAETRRILSQGGEGAGELSVRVSESLGILCLPWMLARFREQFPDTRLTLGRALRQELAHDLKQRGTDVALLIGELFAAPHLSVEILCRERLAVIAPPGSELSGCHTVRPADLKGMTLFLTRYVWSARPLIEEALLEAGVSLSGLVECNSVGIVIHCVMAGLGLSVVPEFMVEEEVRQGRLALLEWAGGPLLAPVSLVRHDERWLSPAAEAFMDAAREFFYARSKVRAGQVVGSSDGD; this is encoded by the coding sequence ATGCTGGACCTCCACCTCTTGAAAACGTTCTTGGCCGTTGTGGCAGGGAACTCCTTTCGCAAGGCCGCCGAGAGCCTCCACTATGCGCCATCCACAGTGACCGCCCAGATTCAGGCTCTGGAGGCCGAACTGGGCACCCCCGTGTTCGACCGGGTGGGGCGCACCATCTTGATCACCGAATTCGGGCAGAGGCTCTTGCACCATGCCCGGCGGCTGGTTGACCTGGAAGCGGAGACGCGCAGGATTCTCTCTCAAGGTGGCGAAGGGGCTGGAGAACTGTCCGTGCGGGTTTCCGAGAGCCTGGGAATATTGTGCCTGCCCTGGATGCTGGCCAGGTTTCGCGAGCAGTTCCCGGACACCCGCCTCACGCTGGGGCGGGCTTTGCGCCAGGAACTGGCCCACGATCTGAAGCAGAGAGGCACCGATGTGGCCCTTCTCATAGGCGAGCTTTTCGCGGCTCCGCACTTAAGCGTCGAGATCCTTTGCAGGGAAAGGCTGGCCGTTATCGCTCCGCCGGGCTCGGAGCTGTCCGGATGCCACACGGTGCGGCCAGCGGATCTTAAGGGCATGACCTTGTTTCTTACCCGGTACGTCTGGAGCGCCCGCCCGCTTATTGAGGAAGCGCTTCTCGAGGCCGGGGTATCCCTGTCCGGCTTGGTGGAATGCAACAGCGTGGGGATCGTCATACACTGCGTGATGGCGGGGCTCGGTCTTTCGGTGGTGCCTGAGTTCATGGTGGAAGAGGAGGTCCGGCAGGGGCGCTTGGCCCTGCTGGAATGGGCGGGTGGACCGCTTCTGGCGCCGGTGTCTCTCGTGCGCCATGACGAGCGATGGCTCTCGCCAGCGGCTGAGGCCTTCATGGACGCGGCACGGGAGTTTTTTTATGCGCGGTCGAAGGTGCGGGCCGGTCAGGTGGTCGGTTCTTCCGATGGGGACTGA
- a CDS encoding carboxymuconolactone decarboxylase family protein, with protein sequence MDETLRQLSRERKAAHKTLCDLDSGVYKAFLDMERATYSDGHLSKQTKELIAVGISVAKDCRSCMQWHIEQAASSGAGLRQVLEAVEVGIEMGGGPATVSARFALAVMKDVFGQEAFAQAKTSGRHPAD encoded by the coding sequence ATGGACGAGACCCTTCGTCAACTGTCGAGAGAAAGAAAAGCGGCGCACAAAACGCTCTGCGATCTGGACTCGGGCGTCTACAAGGCCTTTCTGGACATGGAACGCGCCACCTACAGCGACGGCCACCTGTCGAAGCAAACGAAGGAACTGATCGCCGTGGGCATATCCGTGGCCAAGGACTGCCGTTCGTGCATGCAGTGGCACATCGAACAGGCCGCATCATCCGGCGCCGGACTGCGCCAGGTACTGGAGGCCGTGGAGGTGGGCATCGAGATGGGCGGAGGACCGGCCACGGTGTCGGCCAGGTTCGCCCTTGCGGTTATGAAGGACGTTTTCGGACAGGAAGCATTCGCACAGGCCAAAACATCAGGCAGGCACCCGGCCGATTGA
- a CDS encoding DUF401 family protein, which yields MMWDGIWALCKVLLVFACMLTGIRLRFGIGPSILAGGLVLALLFGMGPMTWLHAAIDAALTWDCISLALIVVFVLMLSHVLERTSQSIKLMDALAGFLPSRRLRLIFFPVLIGLLPMPGGAAFSAPMVRQTGQPLGLSDEELSMVNYWFRHVWELAWPLYPGIIMAAGLLNVPLSTVILSTGPGAIFFALLGWWFILRPMGPQLRALDATASAPPVRDVRLVLRLGLPLMIAIVGSFGLETAVSSLLPGMSFEMGIMAALVAAIACVFIQNKAGISFLWQSLMQKELRQTLLIVAAIFAFNAVMDQAGVVREMVKLGGGAALFCAAVFVPALVGMVAGITMAFVGASFPLMLGLLDQLGLQHQAMAWAALALISGFAGVMASPLHICFIMCCQYFSVNLPRFWRLTAPPCLILLTFGFVWFCVLRVL from the coding sequence ATGATGTGGGACGGTATTTGGGCTCTGTGCAAAGTCCTGCTGGTCTTTGCCTGCATGCTGACCGGCATCCGGCTCCGGTTCGGCATCGGCCCGTCCATTCTGGCCGGCGGCCTCGTCCTGGCCCTGCTCTTTGGAATGGGGCCGATGACATGGCTGCATGCCGCAATCGACGCCGCCCTCACCTGGGACTGCATCTCGCTGGCCCTTATCGTGGTGTTTGTCCTCATGCTTTCGCACGTGCTCGAACGCACCAGCCAGTCCATCAAGCTCATGGACGCCCTGGCCGGCTTCCTGCCCAGCCGCCGGCTGAGGCTCATCTTCTTCCCCGTGCTCATAGGGCTTCTGCCCATGCCCGGAGGTGCGGCCTTTTCCGCCCCCATGGTGCGCCAGACCGGCCAGCCCCTGGGGCTTTCGGACGAGGAGCTCTCCATGGTGAACTACTGGTTCCGCCACGTGTGGGAGCTGGCCTGGCCCCTGTATCCAGGCATCATAATGGCCGCCGGGCTTCTGAACGTGCCCCTCTCCACCGTGATCCTGAGCACCGGGCCAGGGGCCATCTTCTTCGCTTTGCTTGGCTGGTGGTTCATCCTGCGTCCCATGGGCCCCCAACTGCGCGCCCTGGACGCTACGGCTTCCGCACCGCCCGTAAGGGATGTCCGTCTCGTTCTGCGGCTCGGCCTGCCGCTCATGATCGCCATTGTGGGATCATTCGGGCTTGAAACAGCCGTGTCCTCGCTCTTGCCGGGCATGTCCTTCGAGATGGGAATCATGGCCGCACTCGTGGCCGCCATTGCCTGCGTGTTCATCCAGAACAAGGCCGGAATATCCTTTCTCTGGCAAAGCCTCATGCAGAAGGAGCTTCGCCAGACTCTCCTCATTGTTGCCGCCATCTTCGCCTTCAACGCGGTCATGGACCAGGCCGGAGTGGTCCGCGAGATGGTGAAGTTGGGCGGCGGGGCTGCCCTTTTTTGCGCCGCAGTATTCGTGCCCGCGCTGGTGGGCATGGTTGCCGGCATAACCATGGCCTTTGTGGGAGCATCATTCCCGCTGATGCTTGGCCTTCTGGACCAGCTCGGTTTGCAGCACCAGGCCATGGCCTGGGCCGCCCTGGCTCTCATCTCCGGATTCGCGGGGGTTATGGCGTCGCCGCTCCATATTTGCTTCATCATGTGCTGCCAGTACTTCAGCGTGAACCTTCCCCGCTTCTGGCGCCTCACCGCCCCCCCTTGCCTGATTCTTCTCACGTTTGGTTTCGTCTGGTTTTGCGTGCTCCGAGTTCTCTGA
- a CDS encoding D-alanyl-D-alanine carboxypeptidase, translating to MNMNTGKVYFSQDPDERIPPASVTKVLTLYVVREALAQGKIKESTPIPVSALAIRTGGSTMSLYKGEKVPLSEIIKGISVVSANNACVAVAEYLGKGDSRRFVAQMNAKAQSIGMTRSVFKNPNGLPATGHVSTARDLAKLSASYLKRFPESLAIHSMTSHTYHGVTHRNANSLLGRYEGVDGLKTGFVCASGYNISATAKRGNTRLIAVVLGARNPIIREVETARLLEYGFARAEADTQAVSKSSRSSKKKRD from the coding sequence ATGAACATGAACACCGGCAAGGTCTATTTCTCCCAGGATCCAGACGAGCGCATTCCTCCCGCATCCGTAACCAAGGTCCTTACGCTCTACGTGGTGCGCGAGGCGCTGGCCCAAGGCAAGATCAAGGAGAGTACTCCCATACCGGTGAGCGCCCTGGCCATCCGCACCGGAGGCTCCACCATGAGCCTGTATAAGGGCGAGAAGGTCCCTTTGTCCGAGATCATCAAGGGCATAAGCGTAGTTTCAGCCAACAACGCCTGCGTTGCCGTGGCCGAATACCTGGGCAAGGGGGATTCCCGCAGATTCGTGGCCCAGATGAACGCCAAAGCCCAAAGCATCGGCATGACCCGCAGCGTGTTCAAGAACCCCAATGGCCTGCCCGCAACCGGCCATGTGTCCACAGCCCGGGACCTGGCCAAACTTTCCGCAAGCTATCTCAAGCGATTCCCCGAGTCCCTGGCCATCCACTCCATGACCAGCCACACATACCACGGCGTCACCCACCGCAATGCCAATTCACTTCTTGGCCGCTATGAAGGGGTGGACGGCCTCAAAACCGGGTTCGTGTGCGCTTCCGGCTACAACATCTCGGCCACGGCCAAACGCGGCAACACTCGCCTGATCGCGGTGGTGCTCGGCGCCAGGAATCCGATCATCCGGGAAGTGGAGACCGCGCGTCTGCTCGAATACGGCTTCGCCCGCGCCGAAGCGGATACCCAGGCCGTTTCCAAATCTTCCCGGTCATCGAAAAAAAAGAGGGATTAA
- the ald gene encoding alanine dehydrogenase has protein sequence MIIGIPKEIKPQENRVAMTPGGVASLVRAGHKVLVEDGAGLGSGLTNDEYVKAGAELVSADKAWGAKMVIKVKEPIASEYQYLRPDLLLFTYLHLAAAEELTKALLASKCTGIAYETVQLPDGSLPLLTPMSEVAGRMATQVGAHYLEKYQGGRGVLLGGVPGVAPGNVVVLGGGVVGTNAAKMALGLGAQVTMLDVSHKRLQYLDDVFGGRLITITSTEPNIWEAVAHADLVIGGVLIVGAKAPKLVTREMLKVMKEGSVIVDVSVDQGGCVETIKPTTHKDPTYVIDGVVHYGVANMPGAVPRTSTFALTNQTLPYAMKLAAKGLDALKEDKGLLLGLNTHNGLLTYKAVGEAFNIACVSPADLF, from the coding sequence ATGATCATCGGCATTCCCAAGGAAATCAAACCTCAGGAAAACCGGGTGGCCATGACCCCCGGCGGCGTGGCATCTCTGGTGCGGGCCGGCCACAAGGTTCTTGTGGAGGACGGCGCGGGTCTGGGGTCCGGGCTCACCAACGACGAATACGTGAAGGCCGGTGCCGAGCTTGTCAGCGCCGACAAGGCCTGGGGCGCGAAGATGGTCATAAAGGTCAAGGAGCCCATTGCCTCCGAGTACCAATACCTTCGCCCCGACCTGCTGCTCTTCACCTATCTGCACCTGGCCGCTGCCGAGGAACTTACTAAGGCGCTCCTGGCCTCGAAATGCACCGGCATCGCCTACGAGACGGTCCAACTGCCCGACGGCAGCCTTCCCCTGCTGACCCCCATGTCCGAAGTTGCCGGACGCATGGCCACCCAGGTCGGCGCGCACTACCTGGAGAAATACCAGGGAGGACGCGGCGTGCTGCTTGGCGGCGTGCCCGGAGTGGCCCCCGGAAACGTGGTGGTCCTGGGCGGCGGAGTGGTGGGCACCAACGCGGCCAAGATGGCGCTGGGCCTGGGCGCGCAGGTGACCATGCTGGACGTCTCCCATAAGCGGCTGCAGTATCTGGACGACGTGTTCGGCGGCCGGCTCATCACCATCACCTCCACCGAACCCAACATCTGGGAAGCCGTGGCCCACGCCGACTTGGTCATCGGCGGAGTGCTGATCGTGGGCGCCAAAGCCCCCAAGCTGGTCACCCGAGAGATGCTCAAGGTCATGAAGGAAGGCTCGGTCATCGTGGACGTGTCCGTGGACCAGGGCGGCTGCGTGGAAACCATAAAGCCCACCACCCACAAAGACCCCACCTACGTTATCGACGGCGTGGTGCACTATGGCGTGGCCAACATGCCAGGAGCCGTGCCCCGCACCTCCACCTTCGCCCTCACCAACCAGACCCTGCCGTACGCCATGAAGCTGGCCGCCAAGGGCTTGGACGCACTCAAGGAAGACAAGGGGCTCTTGCTGGGGCTCAACACCCACAACGGCCTGCTCACTTACAAAGCAGTGGGCGAGGCCTTCAACATCGCCTGCGTTTCTCCTGCGGATTTGTTCTAG
- the dctA gene encoding C4-dicarboxylate transporter DctA, with translation MTSENKAPFYTSLLFQVSVGIAAGIALAFLAPAFAKDLKPLGTGFIKFIRMMIAPIIFGTVVVGIAKMGDMKKVGRVGLRALIYFEAVTVLALIIGLVMVHVLQPGAGVNADPAKLDVSGLSQFTEGAKHLSTVDFILNIIPSTVVDAFAKGEILQVLLFSCIFGFGLASMGEKGKGVLSFIEEFNHCMFLGIGYIMRLAPVGAMGAMAFAVASFGSGTLESLFKLLVGVYGTALLFVVLVLGSICKMAGFSLWKLLRYIKEEVFIVLGTSSSETVLPRLLVKLENAGCAKSVVGLVVPTGYTFNLDGTSIYLTMAAIFIAQATNTPLTWGQEAAILGILLLTSKGAAAVAGGGFICLAATLSTVPTLPIAGLSLLLGVDWFMAICRALTNMIGNSVACIVVAKSENALDAERLKAVLDGANR, from the coding sequence ATGACTTCCGAAAACAAGGCTCCATTCTACACGTCGCTTCTTTTTCAGGTTTCCGTGGGCATTGCCGCGGGAATCGCCCTGGCCTTTCTTGCGCCCGCCTTCGCCAAGGATCTTAAACCCCTGGGGACGGGCTTCATCAAGTTCATCCGGATGATGATTGCGCCGATCATCTTCGGAACAGTGGTGGTGGGCATCGCCAAGATGGGCGACATGAAGAAGGTCGGACGGGTGGGGCTGAGGGCGCTTATCTATTTCGAAGCAGTCACTGTGCTGGCTTTGATCATCGGGTTGGTCATGGTCCATGTGCTCCAGCCGGGCGCAGGGGTGAACGCCGATCCTGCCAAGCTGGACGTTTCGGGACTAAGCCAGTTCACCGAGGGCGCAAAGCACCTGAGCACAGTGGATTTCATATTGAACATCATTCCCAGCACCGTTGTCGACGCCTTCGCCAAGGGAGAGATTCTGCAGGTGTTGCTGTTCTCGTGCATTTTCGGATTCGGCTTGGCCAGCATGGGAGAGAAGGGGAAGGGGGTCTTGAGCTTCATCGAGGAATTCAACCACTGCATGTTTCTGGGTATAGGCTACATCATGCGGCTGGCTCCGGTCGGCGCCATGGGGGCCATGGCCTTCGCCGTGGCCAGTTTCGGGTCCGGGACCCTTGAATCCTTGTTCAAGCTGTTGGTCGGAGTGTACGGCACGGCCCTGCTCTTTGTTGTCCTAGTGTTGGGGAGCATCTGCAAAATGGCCGGCTTCAGCTTGTGGAAGCTGTTGCGCTACATCAAGGAAGAGGTGTTCATCGTCCTGGGGACCTCTTCTTCGGAAACTGTGCTCCCCAGGCTTCTGGTCAAGCTGGAAAACGCGGGATGCGCCAAATCCGTCGTCGGTCTTGTGGTGCCCACGGGCTATACCTTCAACCTGGACGGGACTTCGATTTACCTGACCATGGCCGCGATATTCATCGCCCAGGCCACGAACACCCCTCTGACATGGGGGCAGGAGGCCGCCATTCTGGGCATCCTGCTGCTCACTTCCAAGGGGGCGGCCGCTGTGGCCGGTGGCGGTTTCATCTGCCTGGCAGCAACGCTGTCCACCGTGCCCACCCTGCCCATAGCCGGTCTCTCCCTTCTTCTGGGCGTGGACTGGTTCATGGCCATCTGCCGGGCCCTGACCAACATGATAGGCAACAGCGTGGCTTGCATCGTTGTGGCCAAGTCGGAAAACGCCCTGGATGCCGAGCGTTTGAAAGCGGTGCTGGACGGCGCGAATCGGTAG